A single window of Deinococcus planocerae DNA harbors:
- a CDS encoding ABC transporter permease: protein MGSYLIRRVLRTLLVMVGISVVVFAFVRSIPGDPATALLGERATPQASAALREQLGLNKPWFINYRDPANLLDAQFPKYVGQLVQGNLGSGIKSNIPVRDELAARFPATAELAVAALLFALLIGLPAGIVAALRRNSVWDNLATTISLVGVSMPIFWLGLLLAYFFGVRLGWLPPSARLGNDTVLEPITGFYVLDALLRGQPAAAWDAVRHLILPAIALGSIPLAIIARITRSSLLEVLGQDYVRTARAKGLAGRTVTLKHALRNALLPVVTVIGLQAGALLGGAVLTETIFSWPGLGSWVYDAISQRDYPVIQGGVIFAALVVSVVNLIVDLSYAALDPRIQYR, encoded by the coding sequence TTGGGCAGTTACCTGATCCGCCGCGTGCTGCGGACCCTGCTGGTGATGGTCGGCATCAGCGTGGTCGTCTTCGCCTTCGTGCGCTCGATTCCCGGCGACCCCGCCACCGCCCTCCTCGGCGAGCGCGCCACCCCCCAGGCCAGCGCCGCCCTGCGCGAGCAGCTCGGGCTCAACAAGCCGTGGTTCATCAACTACCGCGACCCCGCCAATCTCCTCGACGCCCAGTTCCCGAAGTACGTCGGCCAACTCGTGCAGGGCAACCTCGGCAGCGGCATCAAGAGCAACATCCCGGTGCGCGACGAACTTGCCGCCCGCTTTCCCGCCACCGCCGAACTCGCCGTTGCCGCCCTGCTCTTCGCCCTCCTGATCGGCCTCCCTGCCGGAATCGTCGCGGCCCTGCGGCGCAACAGCGTGTGGGACAACCTCGCCACCACAATCAGCCTCGTCGGGGTCAGTATGCCGATCTTCTGGCTGGGGCTGCTCCTCGCTTACTTCTTCGGGGTGAGGCTGGGCTGGCTGCCCCCCAGCGCCCGGCTGGGCAACGACACGGTGCTGGAGCCCATCACCGGCTTCTATGTCCTCGACGCCCTCTTGAGAGGCCAGCCCGCCGCCGCGTGGGACGCCGTCCGGCACCTGATCCTGCCCGCCATCGCGCTGGGCTCGATTCCGCTCGCCATCATCGCGCGGATCACCCGCTCCAGCCTGCTGGAGGTGCTCGGGCAAGATTACGTGCGCACCGCCCGCGCCAAGGGCCTCGCCGGGCGCACCGTGACCCTCAAGCACGCCCTGAGAAACGCCCTGCTGCCGGTCGTCACCGTGATCGGTCTCCAGGCGGGGGCGCTTCTCGGCGGGGCGGTGCTCACCGAGACGATCTTCTCGTGGCCGGGGCTGGGCTCGTGGGTGTACGACGCGATCAGCCAGCGCGACTACCCGGTGATCCAGGGCGGGGTGATCTTCGCCGCCCTCGTGGTGAGCGTGGTGAACCTGATCGTGGACCTGAGCTACGCGGCGCTGGACCCCAGGATTCAATACAGGTGA
- a CDS encoding ABC transporter substrate-binding protein, translated as MKKVLLTALLAALPSAGAATLVFGANGDPVSLEPGNITDGISILVQRQIYDTLVDFKDGTTDLTPGLATSWKSNANATQWTFTLRQNVRFHDGTPMNADAVVFNVSRWWDPKHPYGFRDQGRTFEIVGQLLGGYRGDATAVIKNIVKVNDNTVRFDLNQPSSVFPNVIAAGYFGIASPTAIRQQGARYGTPASKPVGTGPFIFQAWRTGDRVTLTPNRAYWGEKPKVDGLVVRAIKDPSQRLNELKAGTIDFANDLTPEALRSVQADRNLVAVKRPSFNVGFVSLNNRNQYLKNERVRRAVSMAINKDAIVEAFWPGLGISNASFVPPVLAWANSKNVPEDYKFDPQAAKRLLAEAGYPNGFSIDLWYMPVSRPYFPSPKPIAEAIAADLSAIGIKVNLKTEDWAKYLEDRNKEPGFDMYMIGWTGDYGDPDNFYSAYYGATASDDINWNPPQLQRLLEQGRAAVSQADKAKIYAQIHEITYNANYRLPVVHSQPLAAARTYVKGWVPSPLGSEAFNKISVVGKR; from the coding sequence ATGAAGAAAGTGCTTCTGACCGCCCTGCTCGCCGCCCTGCCCAGCGCGGGCGCGGCGACCCTCGTCTTCGGCGCGAACGGCGATCCCGTCAGCCTGGAGCCGGGGAACATCACCGACGGCATCTCCATCCTGGTGCAGCGCCAGATCTACGACACGCTGGTGGACTTCAAGGACGGCACGACCGACCTGACCCCCGGGCTGGCGACGAGCTGGAAGAGCAACGCGAACGCCACCCAGTGGACCTTCACCCTGCGGCAGAACGTGAGGTTCCACGACGGCACGCCGATGAACGCGGACGCGGTGGTCTTCAACGTGAGCCGCTGGTGGGACCCCAAGCACCCCTACGGCTTCCGCGACCAGGGCCGCACCTTCGAGATCGTGGGCCAGCTCCTGGGCGGCTACAGGGGCGACGCGACCGCCGTCATCAAGAACATCGTGAAGGTCAACGACAACACGGTGCGCTTCGACCTGAATCAGCCCTCCAGCGTGTTTCCCAACGTGATCGCCGCCGGGTACTTCGGCATCGCCAGCCCCACCGCGATCCGCCAGCAGGGGGCGAGGTACGGCACGCCCGCGAGCAAGCCCGTGGGCACGGGCCCCTTCATCTTCCAGGCGTGGCGCACGGGCGACCGGGTGACCCTGACGCCCAACCGGGCGTACTGGGGCGAGAAGCCCAAGGTCGACGGGCTCGTCGTCCGGGCGATCAAGGACCCCTCGCAGCGGCTGAACGAACTCAAGGCCGGGACCATCGACTTCGCCAACGACCTGACGCCCGAGGCGCTCAGGAGCGTGCAGGCCGACCGCAACCTCGTGGCGGTCAAGCGCCCTTCTTTCAACGTGGGCTTCGTGAGCCTGAACAACCGCAACCAGTACCTGAAAAACGAGCGGGTGCGGCGGGCCGTCAGCATGGCGATCAACAAAGACGCCATCGTGGAGGCCTTCTGGCCGGGGCTGGGCATCAGCAACGCCTCGTTCGTGCCGCCCGTCCTTGCCTGGGCGAACTCGAAGAACGTGCCCGAGGACTACAAGTTCGATCCCCAGGCGGCCAAGCGGCTGCTCGCGGAGGCGGGCTACCCCAACGGCTTTTCCATCGACTTGTGGTACATGCCGGTCAGCCGCCCGTACTTCCCCTCGCCCAAGCCCATCGCCGAGGCCATCGCCGCCGACCTGAGCGCCATCGGCATCAAGGTGAACCTCAAGACCGAAGACTGGGCGAAGTACCTCGAAGACCGCAACAAGGAGCCGGGCTTCGACATGTACATGATCGGCTGGACCGGGGACTACGGCGACCCCGACAACTTCTACAGCGCGTACTACGGGGCGACCGCCTCGGACGACATCAACTGGAACCCGCCGCAGCTCCAGCGCCTGCTCGAACAGGGCCGCGCCGCCGTGTCGCAAGCGGACAAGGCCAAGATCTACGCGCAGATCCACGAGATCACCTACAACGCGAACTACCGCCTCCCGGTCGTTCACAGCCAGCCGCTCGCCGCCGCTCGCACCTACGTCAAGGGCTGGGTGCCCAGCCCGCTCGGCAGCGAGGCCTTCAACAAGATCAGCGTGGTCGGCAAGCGGTAA
- a CDS encoding class I SAM-dependent methyltransferase: MNYDDFADLYDHQYDIYRDDLHFYAGVAERVGGPVLEVGAGTGRVTAFLARRGVRVVGLEPSARMIERGRARAAEGGLSLDFVQGEAGSFTLEERFPLVIAPFNSLMHLYTPNEQLAALENLRAHLLPGGAFVFDLYVPRFGETNTVRHEGETFHGPDGSRTDVFLVQRHDRPRQHITTEYFADTTGPEGQLRRRHYTLTQRYYTRYEVEWLLRHAGFEPPRVSGSFQGGPLEEGSEVMVFQTRRGEEKGAG, from the coding sequence GTGAACTACGACGACTTCGCCGACCTCTACGACCACCAGTACGACATCTACCGCGACGACCTGCACTTCTACGCGGGGGTCGCCGAGCGCGTCGGCGGGCCGGTGCTGGAGGTGGGGGCTGGAACGGGGCGGGTGACGGCCTTCCTCGCGCGGCGCGGGGTGCGGGTCGTGGGCCTGGAACCGAGCGCGCGGATGATCGAGCGCGGACGTGCCCGGGCGGCGGAGGGCGGGCTGAGTCTGGACTTTGTGCAGGGAGAAGCGGGCAGCTTCACGCTGGAGGAACGTTTTCCCCTCGTCATCGCCCCCTTCAACTCCCTGATGCACCTGTACACGCCGAACGAGCAACTCGCCGCGCTGGAGAACCTGCGGGCGCACCTCCTTCCCGGCGGCGCCTTCGTGTTCGACCTGTACGTGCCCCGCTTCGGCGAGACGAACACCGTCCGGCACGAGGGCGAGACCTTCCACGGCCCGGACGGCTCGCGCACGGATGTCTTCCTCGTGCAGCGTCACGACCGGCCCCGCCAGCACATCACCACCGAGTATTTCGCGGACACGACCGGGCCCGAGGGTCAGCTCAGGCGGCGGCACTACACGCTGACCCAGCGGTACTACACCCGCTACGAGGTCGAGTGGCTGCTCCGGCACGCGGGCTTCGAGCCGCCGCGCGTGTCGGGCTCTTTTCAAGGCGGGCCGCTGGAGGAGGGAAGCGAGGTGATGGTGTTCCAGACGCGGCGGGGGGAGGAGAAGGGGGCTGGCTAG
- a CDS encoding LysE family translocator, with the protein MLDPHQYGAFLAAALILAVLPGPGLLYVLARSLGGGRRDGVQSSFGTFFGGMFHVFASAAGLSALILASSLAFSVVKYAGAAYLIYLGVRTLLSKEQLHFDVEGARRQNHAFRQGIVTELLNPKTALFFLAFIPQFVNPEAGGVFWQFVLLGTTSVVLNTLADLVVAAFAGPLGSRLRLNARFQRGQKVASGGAMIALGTYAAVDR; encoded by the coding sequence ATGCTCGATCCCCACCAGTACGGCGCTTTCCTTGCGGCGGCCCTGATTCTCGCGGTGCTTCCCGGTCCCGGGCTGCTCTACGTTCTGGCCCGCAGTCTGGGAGGAGGACGGCGCGACGGGGTACAGAGTTCTTTCGGCACCTTCTTCGGTGGCATGTTCCACGTGTTCGCCTCCGCCGCCGGGCTCTCCGCCCTTATCCTCGCCTCGTCGCTCGCCTTCAGCGTCGTGAAGTACGCGGGGGCGGCCTACCTGATCTATCTGGGCGTGCGGACGCTGCTCTCCAAGGAACAGCTCCACTTCGATGTGGAGGGTGCGCGTCGGCAAAATCACGCCTTCCGGCAGGGCATCGTCACCGAACTGCTCAACCCGAAGACCGCGCTCTTCTTCCTGGCCTTCATCCCGCAGTTCGTGAACCCGGAGGCAGGCGGCGTGTTCTGGCAGTTCGTGCTCCTCGGGACGACCTCGGTCGTGCTCAACACGCTCGCCGACCTCGTGGTCGCCGCGTTCGCCGGGCCGCTCGGGTCGCGCCTGCGGCTCAATGCGCGCTTTCAACGCGGCCAGAAGGTCGCCTCGGGCGGCGCGATGATCGCCCTCGGCACCTACGCGGCGGTCGACCGCTGA
- a CDS encoding MGDG synthase family glycosyltransferase, whose product MRALILSASFGSGHHQANDALDRALRAAGVSLEARHADFIAYLTPLERAVTAGTYAAWLRYAPGMYRAFYEWTDRETEPRALTGTFGWLGLRGMLRDVREVRPEVVVSSYPTPVALAHTARTRLGEDFLNALVVTDYRIHHHWARPEAELLMVPTEEAREQMGRWRIPQADVIVTGIPISPRFRELIGVDKAALRERHGLTADEPLILVSGGGTGTYRALGRVLAELANLGRRVQVLVLAGARGRGIQRTGGATLHALGFTRDFPELLAASDLVVGKAGGLTVAEATTLGVPLVIHDPIPGQEEHNADYLVRHGAALWARDVAKVRPAILRALDPDEHARLSAGATAVSVPDAADRVACALLRKLGRA is encoded by the coding sequence TTGCGCGCCCTGATCCTCTCCGCCTCGTTCGGCAGCGGACACCATCAGGCAAACGACGCGCTCGACCGGGCGCTGCGGGCAGCGGGGGTGAGCCTGGAGGCGCGGCACGCGGACTTCATCGCGTACCTCACGCCGCTGGAGCGGGCGGTCACGGCGGGCACCTACGCGGCGTGGCTGCGCTACGCGCCGGGGATGTACCGGGCCTTTTACGAGTGGACCGACCGCGAGACCGAGCCCCGGGCGCTGACGGGCACCTTCGGCTGGCTGGGCCTGCGCGGGATGCTGCGCGACGTGCGCGAGGTGCGCCCCGAGGTGGTCGTGAGCAGCTACCCGACCCCCGTGGCGCTGGCCCACACCGCCCGCACGCGGTTGGGCGAGGACTTCCTCAACGCCCTCGTCGTCACCGACTACCGCATCCACCACCACTGGGCGCGGCCCGAGGCCGAACTCCTGATGGTGCCCACCGAGGAGGCCCGCGAGCAGATGGGGCGCTGGCGCATCCCGCAGGCGGATGTCATCGTCACCGGCATCCCCATCTCGCCGAGGTTCCGCGAGCTGATCGGAGTGGACAAGGCGGCCCTGCGCGAGCGGCACGGGCTCACGGCGGACGAGCCCCTGATCCTCGTGTCGGGGGGCGGCACGGGCACCTACCGGGCCCTGGGGCGGGTGCTGGCCGAGTTGGCGAACCTGGGGCGACGGGTGCAGGTGCTCGTGCTCGCGGGGGCGCGGGGGCGGGGCATCCAGCGGACGGGAGGGGCGACCCTCCACGCGCTCGGCTTCACGCGGGATTTCCCCGAACTCCTCGCCGCCTCCGACCTCGTGGTGGGGAAGGCGGGGGGGCTGACGGTCGCGGAGGCCACCACCCTCGGGGTGCCGCTCGTCATCCACGACCCCATCCCGGGGCAAGAGGAGCACAACGCGGATTATCTCGTCCGGCACGGGGCGGCGCTGTGGGCGAGAGACGTGGCGAAGGTCCGGCCCGCCATCCTGCGCGCCCTCGACCCGGACGAACACGCCCGCCTGAGCGCGGGCGCGACTGCCGTCAGCGTGCCCGACGCCGCCGACCGGGTGGCCTGCGCCCTGCTGCGGAAACTGGGGCGGGCATGA
- a CDS encoding ABC transporter permease: MTTLSPPRSARKRQPSIFWRRFRRSTPGKVGAVIVALFALLALLAPIIDPYDPTTDRNYRLNLKPPSVAALWNPEVAEEYRDPATGTVNAWAAPFGTDNLGRSVATRVLHGAQLSLKVGVVSTVLALIVGTLLGVLAGYFGGWFDSVVGYLSDVMLAFPSILLAIGFASIFSSDNPPLLIGALDRLFALNSPQLVTAMLAVSLVQVPVYIRLARAVVLSVREREFVQAAGALGATQGRMIFRHVLPNSLSPLIVQGALSIATATIEVAALGFLGIGAQPPLPEWGTMISDSRQYYIDAPWTMVFPGLAIFLTVLGFNLLGDGLRDVLDPRSTQ, translated from the coding sequence ATGACCACCCTCTCCCCTCCCAGGTCGGCCCGCAAGCGTCAGCCCAGCATCTTCTGGCGGCGCTTCCGGCGCTCCACGCCCGGCAAGGTCGGCGCGGTGATCGTCGCCCTCTTCGCGCTGCTGGCGCTGCTCGCGCCGATCATCGACCCCTACGACCCCACCACCGACCGCAACTACCGACTTAACCTCAAACCACCGAGCGTCGCGGCGCTGTGGAACCCCGAGGTCGCCGAGGAATACCGCGACCCGGCCACGGGCACCGTGAACGCCTGGGCCGCCCCCTTCGGCACGGACAACCTGGGGCGCAGCGTCGCCACGCGGGTGCTGCACGGGGCGCAGCTCAGCCTCAAGGTCGGCGTGGTGAGCACGGTGCTCGCCCTGATCGTGGGCACGCTGCTGGGGGTGCTCGCCGGGTACTTCGGCGGGTGGTTCGACTCGGTGGTCGGGTACCTGTCGGACGTGATGCTGGCCTTCCCGAGCATCCTGCTCGCCATCGGCTTCGCCAGTATCTTTTCCAGCGACAACCCGCCGCTCCTGATCGGGGCGCTCGACCGCCTCTTCGCGCTGAACAGCCCGCAGCTCGTGACCGCGATGCTGGCGGTCTCCCTGGTGCAGGTCCCGGTGTACATCCGTCTGGCGCGCGCGGTCGTGCTCAGCGTGCGCGAGCGCGAGTTCGTGCAGGCGGCGGGGGCGCTGGGGGCCACCCAGGGGCGGATGATCTTCCGGCACGTGCTGCCCAACAGCCTCTCGCCCTTGATCGTGCAGGGAGCCCTGAGCATCGCTACCGCCACCATCGAGGTCGCCGCGCTGGGCTTCCTGGGCATCGGCGCGCAGCCGCCCCTGCCCGAGTGGGGCACCATGATCAGCGACTCGCGGCAGTACTACATCGACGCGCCGTGGACGATGGTCTTCCCGGGCCTCGCCATCTTCCTGACCGTGCTGGGTTTCAACCTGCTCGGCGACGGCTTACGGGACGTGCTGGACCCACGCAGCACCCAGTAA
- a CDS encoding metal-binding protein codes for MPSGRVHNLINIAAYSVLAAGVLLASRAGLVTVTPVQALNFTLGFAAGTFLLSPDLDLAEGRVDSKRHWGLLGILWVPYGMIFSHRGLSHTWVVGPLTRLAYVAVIVALVVGLLRTFVPDLPLPGIPEPVSLKFLVPILLGYYLSQWLHLIADGVRPDHGMRRGMRKLGR; via the coding sequence GTGCCCAGCGGACGTGTCCACAATCTCATCAACATCGCCGCCTACAGCGTCCTTGCCGCGGGGGTCCTGCTCGCCTCCCGAGCGGGGCTCGTCACCGTCACGCCCGTGCAGGCGCTGAACTTCACCCTGGGCTTCGCGGCGGGCACCTTCCTCCTCTCGCCCGACCTCGACCTCGCCGAGGGGCGGGTGGACAGCAAGCGCCACTGGGGCCTGCTCGGCATCCTCTGGGTGCCCTACGGCATGATCTTCAGCCACCGGGGCCTCTCGCACACCTGGGTGGTCGGGCCGCTCACCCGCCTCGCCTACGTCGCCGTGATCGTCGCCCTCGTCGTCGGGCTGCTGCGGACCTTCGTGCCGGACCTGCCCCTGCCGGGCATTCCCGAGCCGGTCAGCCTCAAGTTCCTCGTGCCCATCCTGCTCGGCTACTACCTCAGCCAGTGGCTCCACCTGATTGCCGACGGGGTGCGGCCCGACCACGGGATGCGGCGGGGGATGCGGAAGCTGGGGAGGTAG
- a CDS encoding polysaccharide deacetylase family protein yields the protein MRRRGWLGLGALALLGSVGLPYLLVQRLNLGLIREGRQEKRALALTFDDGPDPATTPAVLDALRGAGARATFFVIAPRAEAHPELIARTLAEGHEVEPHAARHVHAWVRTPWEAFLDPVRAARRVGALTRRSARLHRPPHGAYTLATVLGQRAAGVTGAHWTVEGRDWHPQSTPESVRRRVGALAHPGAVVVLHDAGPGARNTVPDLPGLLADLRGRGYALVPLGELDGAAPLTLRNLPRRLLGGLDRRGDRAGGVEPAGGRADNLFRLGAVRFALEGVTLADGTPVPRGTPAAELHLNSPLLVDIGLRRGLRLAPGDFRDLARDLQARPELRDARVIFGISTFAPLLALLGFESHPLPPAALRRLRPWSALVRRAYGTEGPMPEVRLSVVSREAFLERYGETVSGQ from the coding sequence ATGAGGCGGCGGGGCTGGCTGGGGCTGGGGGCGCTCGCTCTGCTGGGCTCCGTAGGTCTCCCCTACCTCCTCGTGCAGCGGCTGAACCTGGGCCTGATCCGCGAGGGACGGCAGGAGAAACGGGCGCTCGCCCTCACCTTCGACGACGGGCCCGACCCCGCCACCACGCCCGCCGTACTGGACGCGCTGCGGGGGGCGGGTGCGCGGGCCACCTTCTTCGTGATCGCCCCCCGCGCGGAGGCACACCCGGAGCTGATCGCCCGGACCCTCGCCGAGGGGCACGAGGTCGAGCCCCACGCGGCGCGGCACGTCCACGCCTGGGTGCGGACACCGTGGGAAGCCTTCCTTGATCCGGTGCGGGCGGCGCGGCGGGTGGGGGCCCTGACCCGACGATCCGCCCGGCTGCACCGCCCCCCTCACGGCGCGTACACCCTCGCCACCGTGCTGGGGCAGCGCGCGGCGGGGGTGACGGGCGCCCACTGGACGGTCGAGGGGCGTGACTGGCACCCGCAGTCCACGCCGGAAAGCGTGCGGAGGCGGGTGGGAGCCCTGGCCCACCCCGGCGCGGTCGTCGTCCTGCACGACGCGGGGCCGGGGGCGCGCAACACGGTGCCCGACCTCCCCGGTCTCCTCGCCGACCTGCGGGGGCGGGGGTACGCCCTGGTGCCGCTCGGGGAGTTGGACGGGGCCGCGCCGCTGACCCTCCGGAACCTGCCCCGCCGCCTGCTGGGGGGCCTCGACCGGCGGGGGGACCGGGCGGGCGGGGTCGAGCCTGCCGGGGGACGGGCGGACAACCTCTTCCGGCTCGGGGCCGTGCGCTTCGCGCTGGAGGGCGTCACGCTGGCGGACGGGACTCCCGTGCCCCGGGGCACCCCTGCCGCCGAACTCCACCTCAACAGCCCGCTCCTCGTGGACATCGGCCTGCGCCGGGGCCTGCGCCTCGCTCCCGGGGACTTCCGGGACCTCGCCCGCGACCTTCAGGCGAGGCCGGAACTCCGGGACGCGCGGGTGATCTTCGGCATCAGCACCTTCGCGCCGCTGCTCGCCCTGCTGGGCTTCGAGAGCCACCCCCTCCCCCCCGCCGCCCTGCGCCGATTGCGCCCCTGGTCGGCCCTGGTGCGCCGCGCCTACGGGACGGAGGGCCCCATGCCCGAAGTCAGGCTGAGCGTGGTGAGTCGGGAGGCGTTTCTGGAGCGGTACGGCGAGACGGTGAGTGGTCAGTAG
- a CDS encoding S8 family serine peptidase: MKRLLGLVTATLLLSACAQTPTSVPPRTVDLGTRLSVPAVRGFAGRWTVEEVPAWLTVSPLKGTGDVRLTVTADRARATPAAADQPKLSGQITVTWQHGEESGRTTWTVTADQYTLTGRVVDAARIQGADVGTRAAKTSAPTTEARGVIVKYRSAAAQSVALGRSGGVGLSEAARERTRSTLARLNVPPSSRRDLGGRAVRLETRDVEGALRALRADPNVEYAVPNAVLRAQAVAAPVVPTDEYAGLQWAYRLLGYGSVWRDMEGGAYTRPVTVAVVDSGVRYDHPDLEGQLYGPGDGALDVLGFRAAAPDSAGYDNGDGDGPDPDPTDPDTPGRTLGSHGTHVSGIIAARWGEIRQACPECSASGVVGASYRAPVKVLPVRAIDASGDAEIADVALAVRYAAGLTVTLDGQTYTNPHPAGVVNLSLGGEVNAEAAQPLCDAVADAARAGALVVAAAGNGYGTAPYYPAACEGAVAVASVTLSGASAPERASYSSAYPQVALAAPGGVDPQGATFFGGGTLNGQPFPDLIFSTEWDYVGDGPVYLAESGTSQAAPQVAALAALLLSKGVTTGRADTLARLAATATDLGAPGRDDQFGFGMINAAAALGAPAVSDTLGVRVQDARGNAFQPALDALGRFNAFLPDGTFRVVGGRDRDGNGVYGETHEPRAEREATLGPTRTSAAVGDLSPQP, translated from the coding sequence ATGAAACGTCTCCTCGGCCTCGTCACCGCCACCCTCCTGCTGTCCGCGTGCGCCCAGACGCCCACCAGCGTTCCCCCGCGAACGGTCGACCTCGGCACGCGGCTGAGCGTCCCGGCGGTCCGGGGCTTCGCGGGCCGGTGGACCGTGGAGGAGGTCCCCGCCTGGCTCACCGTCTCACCCCTGAAGGGCACGGGCGACGTGCGGCTGACCGTGACGGCGGACCGGGCGCGGGCGACCCCGGCGGCGGCGGACCAGCCGAAACTGAGCGGCCAGATCACGGTCACGTGGCAGCACGGCGAGGAGAGCGGGCGCACGACGTGGACGGTCACCGCCGACCAGTACACCCTGACCGGGCGGGTGGTGGACGCGGCGCGGATTCAGGGGGCGGACGTGGGGACGCGGGCGGCCAAGACCTCCGCCCCGACCACGGAGGCACGCGGCGTCATCGTCAAGTACCGCTCGGCGGCGGCGCAGTCGGTCGCGCTCGGGCGGAGCGGGGGGGTGGGCCTGAGCGAGGCGGCGCGGGAGCGCACGCGGAGCACCCTGGCGCGGCTGAACGTGCCGCCCTCCTCCCGGCGGGACCTCGGCGGGCGGGCGGTGCGGCTGGAGACGCGGGACGTGGAGGGGGCCTTGCGGGCGCTGCGGGCCGACCCCAACGTCGAGTACGCCGTGCCCAACGCCGTGCTGCGGGCGCAGGCCGTCGCCGCCCCGGTCGTGCCGACGGACGAGTACGCGGGGTTGCAGTGGGCCTACCGCCTGCTCGGCTACGGGAGCGTGTGGCGCGACATGGAGGGGGGCGCGTACACCCGGCCCGTCACGGTCGCCGTGGTGGACTCCGGCGTGCGCTACGACCATCCCGACCTGGAGGGGCAACTGTACGGGCCGGGGGACGGGGCGCTCGACGTGCTCGGCTTCCGGGCGGCGGCCCCGGACAGCGCGGGTTACGACAACGGCGACGGGGACGGCCCCGACCCCGACCCCACCGACCCGGACACGCCGGGCCGCACCCTGGGGAGCCACGGCACCCACGTCAGCGGCATCATCGCGGCCCGCTGGGGCGAAATCCGGCAGGCCTGCCCGGAGTGCAGCGCGAGCGGCGTGGTGGGGGCGTCGTACCGCGCGCCCGTCAAGGTGCTTCCCGTGCGCGCCATCGACGCCTCGGGCGACGCCGAGATCGCGGACGTGGCCCTCGCCGTGCGCTACGCGGCGGGCCTGACGGTCACCCTGGACGGCCAGACGTACACCAACCCCCACCCGGCGGGGGTGGTCAACCTCAGCCTCGGGGGTGAGGTGAACGCCGAGGCGGCCCAGCCCCTGTGCGACGCCGTGGCCGACGCGGCGCGGGCGGGGGCCCTCGTGGTCGCGGCGGCGGGGAACGGGTACGGGACGGCGCCCTACTACCCCGCCGCGTGCGAGGGGGCGGTGGCGGTCGCCAGCGTGACCCTCTCGGGGGCGAGCGCTCCGGAGCGGGCGTCTTACAGTAGCGCCTACCCGCAGGTCGCCCTCGCGGCGCCGGGGGGGGTGGACCCGCAAGGCGCCACCTTCTTCGGCGGCGGCACCCTGAACGGCCAGCCCTTCCCCGACCTGATCTTCTCGACGGAGTGGGACTACGTGGGGGACGGGCCCGTCTACCTCGCCGAGTCGGGCACGAGCCAGGCCGCCCCGCAGGTGGCCGCCCTCGCCGCGCTGCTGCTGAGCAAGGGCGTGACCACGGGCCGCGCGGACACCCTCGCCCGGCTGGCAGCGACCGCCACCGACCTGGGCGCCCCGGGCCGGGACGATCAGTTCGGCTTCGGGATGATCAACGCGGCGGCGGCCCTGGGCGCCCCGGCGGTGAGCGACACCCTCGGGGTGCGGGTGCAGGACGCGCGGGGAAACGCCTTCCAGCCCGCCCTCGACGCCCTGGGCCGCTTCAACGCGTTCCTGCCGGACGGCACCTTCCGGGTGGTCGGCGGGCGTGACCGGGACGGCAACGGCGTGTACGGGGAGACGCACGAGCCGCGCGCCGAGCGTGAGGCGACCCTGGGCCCGACGCGGACGAGCGCGGCGGTCGGCGACCTCAGCCCGCAGCCCTGA